In a single window of the Montipora capricornis isolate CH-2021 chromosome 11, ASM3666992v2, whole genome shotgun sequence genome:
- the LOC138023265 gene encoding uncharacterized protein: protein MEQTPPSTSSPQGPIFTSHFPVPSPMVTAGDSVNNWEFFKQQWTDYEVATGLEEQHPKVRIATLRSVMGKECLQILLNLKLAEEERTDVDACLTALECYFKPKRNIVYERYMFNTCMQNVEEPIGRYVNQLRKHAATCEFGTLTDELIRDRLVLGIRDESTKLRLLKEDKLDLNKALHICRSNEIASSQLKAMSSDSNKAQNKEEIRVVRERKSKSPQKSRSTKQIQRKDASKSEFTRKKKYKCYNCGGSERHKLQDCPAYGRECKTCGKRNHFASVCLSKRSNDVKAVTSELDYDSDSNDDEYAFSIEEVGMIKKKGKQLIATLSFTDKNTNFSTEIDCQLDTGATCNVIIHRDLSIINQDANPKLNQQSNVKLRLFDGSVMHSF, encoded by the coding sequence ATGGAACAGACCCCACCATCTACTAGCAGTCCGCAAGGACCTATTTTTACGTCTCATTTTCCGGTGCCTTCACCGATGGTTACAGCAGGAGATAGTGTCAACAATTGGGAGTTTTTCAAGCAACAATGGACCGACTATGAAGTCGCCACCGGGCTAGAAGAACAACATCCCAAAGTACGAATAGCTACTTTACGCTCAGTGATGGGCAAAGAGTGTCTTCAAATCCTCCTGAACCTCAAACTAGCAGAGGAAGAAAGAACAGATGTTGACGCGTGCTTAACAGCATTGGAATGCTACTTCAAGCCTAAAAGGAACATTGTATACGAGCGGTACATGTTCAATACATGCATGCAAAACGTCGAAGAGCCTATAGGTAGATACGTAAACCAATTGCGTAAACACGCAGCGACATGCGAGTTTGGAACACTGACTGACGAACTCATACGGGATAGACTTGTCCTCGGAATTCGCGATGAAAGCACAAAACTGCGTCTTCTAAAAGAAGATAAACTGGATCTCAACAAAGCTCTCCACATTTGCCGGAGCAACGAAATTGCAAGCAGTCAACTAAAAGCCATGAGCTCAGATAGCAACAAAGCAcagaacaaagaagaaatacGCGTAGTTCGAGAGCGGAAGTCCAAGTCACCACAAAAGTCACGCAGCACAAAGCAAATCCAAAGGAAAGACGCCAGCAAAAGTGAATTTACtcgaaaaaagaaatacaaatgcTACAACTGTGGTGGTTCCGAAAGGCACAAATTACAGGACTGCCCAGCATATGGCAGAGAATGCAAGACCTGTGGCAAAAGGAACCACTTTGCGTCTGTTTGTTTATCAAAAAGATCAAACGACGTGAAAGCGGTGACATCCGAATTGGACTACGACAGCGACTCCAACGACGACGAATACGCATTCAGTATCGAGGAAGTTGGGATgataaaaaagaaaggaaaacaactaATCGCTACGCTATCGTTTACAGACAAAAACACTAATTTCAGCACTGAAATAGACTGTCAACTTGATACTGGAGCCACATGCAACGTGATTATTCATCGAGACCTGTCAATCATCAATCAAGACGCTAATCCTAAACTAAATCAACAAAGCAACGTCAAACTCAGACTGTTTGACGGATCTGTTATGCATTCCTTTTAA
- the LOC138024079 gene encoding tyrosinase-like produces MSRRVAFTWLLLYFFAVSLPLTEGQFPKVCVTLDSLKSKECCPIPKGFSAPCGSDGNRGTCQELMIREWNFTYSHYQAFQLEDDRHDWPNALYHKTCKCQSNFAGYDCSKCKFGYYGNNCKQKKILTRKNFVRLSAEEKDRYMRYINMSRYSESDYVVTSTPYKVINRTVQAGGDPASLFYNVTNYDLFVWIHYFARYGTTYPNNKTHAVIDFGHGGQGFLSWHRLYMLAWERTVQEVAGDDNFSLPFWDWTSHKDERDPTIFSEDLLGVTQQEDGVVQGKYFKDWYAICTELTLCNPTVRRPRLERSTKKENEIKNKTLGYTMTFPSKEEVNFALRFETFGLPPYSKVSSCNFVNILEGFASTKTGYSLPTRYTLHNLVHVIVGGAMSEVRSASNDPIFLLHHCFVDRIFEKWLRKYNKDASVLSILDAPIGHNRNDVIVPLFPLHTNEQMFKKSFEFGYEYEDVDENGKSSNDEEPVEPIDLGQCPVPCPAVSTK; encoded by the coding sequence ATGAGTCGAAGAGTCGCTTTCACTTGgcttttgctttatttttttgctgTCAGTTTACCCTTGACAGAAGGCCAGTTTCCTAAAGTTTGCGTCACCCTCGACAGCTTGAAGAGCAAAGAGTGCTGTCCGATCCCAAAGGGCTTCAGTGCGCCTTGTGGTAGCGATGGCAACAGAGGCACGTGCCAGGAGTTGATGATTCGTGAATGGAATTTTACCTACAGTCATTACCAGGCATTCCAGTTGGAGGACGATCGTCACGACTGGCCAAATGCCCTCTACCACAAAACCTGCAAATGCCAATCAAACTTCGCTGGTTATGACTGCAGCAAGTGCAAGTTTGGTTACTATGGTAACAACTGCAAACAAAAGAAGATCCTGACGAGGAAGAATTTTGTCAGATTGTCAGCCGAGGAGAAGGATCGCTACATGAGATACATCAACATGTCCAGGTACTCTGAAAGTGATTATGTGGTGACTTCGACTCCTTACAAAGTGATCAACAGAACCGTGCAAGCTGGTGGAGACCCTGCGTCCTTGTTTTACAACGTCACCAACTATGACCTGTTCGTGTGGATACATTATTTCGCAAGATATGGTACAACTTAtccaaacaacaaaacacacGCAGTCATTGACTTTGGGCATGGGGGCCAGGGGTTTCTTTCGTGGCATCGACTATACATGCTTGCGTGGGAGAGAACCGTGCAGGAAGTTGCCGGTGATGACAatttttctcttcctttctGGGATTGGACTTCACATAAAGATGAGCGTGACCCTACTATTTTCTCTGAAGATTTACTTGGCGTGACACAACAAGAAGACGGCGTGGTGCAAGGCAAATATTTTAAAGATTGGTACGCCATTTGCACTGAACTGACACTGTGTAATCCTACAGTTCGGCGGCCCAGGCTGGAGCGTTCGacgaagaaagaaaacgaaataaaaaacaagaccCTAGGATACACGATGACGTTTCCAAGCAAAGAAGAAGTCAATTTTGCTCTCCGGTTTGAAACCTTCGGGCTACCGCCTTACAGCAAAGTGTCGAGCTGCAATTTCGTAAACATCCTTGAAGGCTTCGCCAGTACCAAGACTGGATATAGCTTGCCCACCCGCTACACCTTGCACAACCTGGTTCACGTCATTGTCGGGGGAGCCATGTCAGAAGTACGCTCAGCATCTAATGATCCAATTTTTTTACTGCACCATTGTTTCGTGGATCGCATCTTTGAAAAGTGGCTTCGCAAGTATAACAAAGACGCCTCTGTTCTTTCTATCCTCGACGCACCCATTGGCCACAACAGGAACGACGTCATTGTACCATTGTTTCCATTGCACACCAATGAGCAGATGTTTAAGAAGTCTTTTGAGTTCGGTTATGAATACGAGGATGTTGACGAAAATG